The Persephonella sp. DNA window TGGCAGTGGCTTGAAAAACTTGCACCGTTTAAGCCCGATTATAAACACCATTTAACCGGTGAAGATAATGCAGATGCCCATCTAAAAAACCTTCTTACACATCTTCAGGTTGTCCTTCCTGTTACAAATGGAAAACTTGATTTAGGACCCTGGCAGGAGATTTTTTATGCCGAGTATGATGGACAAAGACCTAAAAGAGTTATTATAAAAATACTGGGAATATGATATATTTTTATAAGAATATTTTTATATGGTGGGAAGATGTTAGAGTTTATTTTAACTGCTGCAGCCGAGCAGGAAGTATTTAACAAACAGCTTGACAAATGTGACCCTTATTCTGCCTTTGGTGTTTTCTGTAATGCAAATGGATTGATAGAAGGATTTTTAATTATAGCCGGTGTTATTGTTCTGGTTGCAGGAACTCTCTGGTTTGTTAAGAAAAATCAGGAAGCAAATGCAGAAAAGCACAGGGAAAAGTATAAGAAATATACTCAGTGAAACTGTTCAGCTTCATCTATTATATCTTCAACATCTTCTTTTTTCTCATTTTTCTTGTTTTTTAACTCTTTTATAGAATCTATTAGGACATATTTTGCAAGGGCTTTTGCCTCTTCAAATGGAATATCAAAAGGAGGCATGTAAGCCATTCCCGGCCAGTGTTCAGGTTTTGGTTTTATAATAAGTTTTGCAACAGTTTCTATGGCCTTTTGGCTTTGGCCGTATCTTTTAGAGATTTCAAGGAAAGAAGGTCCCACCACTCTTCTGTCAGGGGCATGACAGGAAGAACAGTTATACTTGTAGAATAAAGTTTTACCATCAAGTGCAAATGAAGTTAATGAAAAGAATAAATATATAAAAAGCCCCCAAATAAAGGGGGCTTTAGTTTTATTTGTGGCTAAGAATGAATTGTGCAAGAGCTTTAAGTTCCTCATCAGAAAGTTGTTTTGTTGTGTTGAGCTGTGGTTTCATTGTAGCGAACATAGAAGGTAATACTTTTGGTTTAGCTTCGCCTTTGAGGAATTTAATTAAAGCAGCTTCATCTCCGTTGTAAGCTTGAGCAATTTGTTTTAAAGATGGTCCTACAGTTTTAACTGCTGCTTGGTGGCATGCTGTACATCCTTTGCTTTGGAAAATTGCTTTTCCGTCAGCTGCCATTGCTGCTGATACAGCTACAGCCAGTCCGAAAGTAGCCGCTGCAACTAATTTTTTCATTTGTCTAACCTCCATTAGTTTGATTTAATCTTTTTATAATATAACCTATAGTTTAAAGTCAACTTTTATTTTATGTTTTATATCATATTTATTTTAATATATTCTAATTTCATATTTTAGCTAATTTTTGAAATTTTTGATAATAATCTAAGGTAGAATATTACTAAATTTTTTCTGAAGAGAGGAGAAGATGGATAAACCTAAAAATGATTTGCTAATAAGGGCAGCACATAGAGAACCTATAGAAAGGACACCTATATGGCTTATGAGACAGGCAGGCAGATATATGCCTGAATACAGGGCATTACGCCAAAAGGCCGGTAGTTTTATGAATTTTTATAAAAATGTTGAGCTATCAGTTGAGGCAACAATTCTGCCCTATAAAATTTTGGGAGTTGATGCTTCAATAATATTTTCAGATATACTTACTCCCCTTGAAAGTATCGGAATGAAATTTGAGTTTAGGGAAGGGGAAGGACCTGTATTTTTAAATCCTATTGAAGCTCCGGATGATATCCTAAAGCTTAAAAAATTTGACCCTAAGGACGTTTATTATGTGGGGGAAATAATAAAAGGAGTTAATCAGGCTTTAAATAGGGCTATACCGACTATAGGCTTTTGTGGTGCACCGTTTACCCTTGCAGCCTATATGATAGAAGGAAGAACCTCAAGGGATTTTAAAAAGGCAAAATCTTTTATGTATAACCATCCAGATGCATTTAAAGAGTTGTTAGACAAGCTATCAGATATGCTTATTAAATATCTAAACTTCCAGATCGAAAGCGGTGCCGATGCTGTCCAGATTTTTGATAGCTGGGGTGGTTATCTATCTCCTGATGATTATAGAGAGTTTGCACTGCCTCCTATAAAGAAAATCATAAAAGAGATAAAGAGGGATTATCAGCCTGTTATACATTTTACAAGGGGGGTTGCTGGATTTTTTGATGATATGATTACCTCTGGAGCAGATGTTTATAGCGTTGATTGGATGATTGACCTTACGGATGTAAAGAAAAAATTAAACGGGAAAGCTGCAGCTCAGGGCAATCTTGACCCTATTGTCCTTTATGCAGATAAAGAGGTAATAAAAGAAAAAGCTGTGGCTATTTTAAACAAATGGGGCGAGGATACAGGACATATATTCAATCTGGGGCACGGGCTAATGCCTGATATGGAGGTAGAAAAGGTTAAGTATCTGGTTAAAGTAGTTCAGGAAGAAAGCCGAAGGTAAAATAAATTATTAATTAGTGTTAATGTATAATAATATATAAAAATTTTAATAAAAGCGGGAGAGATAAAATAAATATATGCTTGCCCTTAGATACTATGGAAATAGAGATATTAGATTAGAAGATATTCCTATTCCAGAGGTTAAAGAAAACGAAGTATTAATCAAAGTAACTGATGCTGGACTGAGTCAGACTCAGGTCAATGAGTTTATTGAAGGTCCTTTAATCATAAACACACAGCCACACCCATTAACAGGAAAAAGTATTCCCCTTATTCCTTGTCAGGAATATGGAGGTATTGTTGAGAAAGTCGGTAAAAATGTTGACCCTTTATGGATAGGAAAACAAGTTGCTGTCTTACCTCTGGTTTATTGTGGTGAATGCGAGTATTGCAAAAAGGGAAAGCAAAATCTGTGTGATAAGAGGGCATACCATGGTTTATTAGGATTAGATGGTGGTTTTGCAGAATACTCTGTGGTAAATGTGAATAATATATTTCCAGTTGATAAAAAAGAATTACTCACTTTTATTGAACCAATTCTTGTAGGTATAAATACACTTGATTTGTATAAAAGGCATTCAGGGTTAGATTCTGTTAAGAATTTAAAAGTTCTTATACTTGGTGCAGGTGCCGTTGGTCTTTCTATTGCTGCTGTTTGGAAATTTTTTGCACAGGCAAATGTTTATATAAATGAGATATTAAACTTCAGAAAACAAAAAGCAGGAGAAGCCGGATTTAAAATAATAGAAAAAAATGAATTGAGAGAAAATAGCTTTGATGTTGTGATTGATGCTGCAGGGATGGATCCTCTGTCTCCTCAGGAGGCTTTAAAAGAAGGCTTAAGATACGTCAAAAAAGGAGAATTTTTTATAAGTGTAGGCTCATATTTTCATCCCATATCTTTCGTCCCTGTATATATAACAGCAAACGAGAAGCATGTTCTTTCATCAATGGCATACAAACCACGGCAAGTAGATTTACTTCCTCATATAATAGAAAAAATAAATATAGACTTTTCAAAATTCATAACAGAAATTCCTTTAAAAAATATTATAGAAGATGGATATTACAGGGCGGAGGTAGAAAAAGAAAGTTTTATCAGGATAGTTGTTAAATGTTAAAGGCTTTAGAAGACTGTTTAAGAATTGATTTCAATTTGGAGGATGTTAGGATATTTCCTAAAGAAAAAATATTTTCTTATCAAGAATATAAAAAATTACCTCTCGATAATAAATATATTTTGGCAATAAAAGGAAATATTCCTTACAAAAAAGCCCATTATTTTCTTGAAACAGCAAGAGAACTATTTAATAAGCTAAAACAAGCTGAAGAGTCTATAAGAAAATTACATATATTTCAAGAAGAAGTTGATATAGTTATAAAATCAAGCGAATTATTTTTCTCTGAGGGAAATATAGAGAACTTTTTTCTTTTTTTAAAAGACAAAAAAATAGCTTTGATTGAAAATGGAAAAATAATTTTAAACACAGGAATAGATAAATTCACAATAGATACTTCTATTATAAAACTGAGAAAAATAAAAGAGTTTTCATCTCCTTTTAAAGAAGGAGAAATTTATGGTGTTGAGTTTGGAGTATATCAACTTATAGTTCAGGACGAGAAAGAAAAATTAGATGAGTTTTCCAAAAAAATAATTAAAACAAGGCTTTTATGGCTTGATAAATTATTTAAAGAAAGAAATGAGTATCTAATTGATGAGTTAACCGGATTATACACAAGGAAAAAGTTTTTTTATGACTTAAAAAGAAATTACAATAAATCAGCTATATTTATAAACCTTAAACAGTTCTGGCTCATCAACAGTATTTATGGAATTGAACTTGGTGATGAATTTTTGAGGCGGTTTGGCCAGCTACTGAAGAAATTGGCACATTCCGAAGATGTTTACCGCATTTACGGGGAAAAATTTGCTGTGGTATTTGATAATCCTGAAGAAGCTATAGATTTTAGAGAGTTACTGTTATCAAAAGTTTCGCAGGGTATAAAACTTTATAATGAAAAACTATCAATTTACTTTGAAATCAAACCGGAAGTATCAACTGTTATTATTTTTTCTTTAAATGAGCTTTCAGTTGAAGAAGTAATGATTACATTTAAAGGAAAATACACCGGCAATCGAAACCACTCTATTTTAGAAATAGATATACTCCCCAAACTAAAAAAAGAAAAAGAGATAATAAAACTTCTGGAAAAAGCAATATCAGAAAAGAAGATAATTTCCCATTATCAGAAAATCCAAAATTTACAGGACAAAGATGATTTTTATTTTGAATCTTTAATAAGAATAGATAATGGGAAAGATTTACTTTATCCAGCTCAGTTTCTTGACATATCCAGAATGCATGGTTTTTATCCAAAACTGAGTGAGTTATTACTGGAAAAGGTAATTCAGGATAGCAAAAAAACAGGCAAAAAGTTTTCTATTAATATTGAAGTTCTGGATATTCTGAGAAAGGATTTTCTGGATTTTGTTAAAGGATTGGTTCAGGAACATAAAATAGATACTGGTAATATTATTTTTGAACTTACAGAAAATGAGGATTTTGTTAAGGTTGTTGAGGATAAAAAGGATATATTTTTTAAGCTTAGGGATATGAATATTTGTTTTGCTATAGATGATTTTGGTAAAGGTTATTCAAATTTTAATTATTTAACAATACTACCTATATCTATTGTAAAAATAGATGGTTCTTTGATAAGTAAAATAAGCACAGATAATAAAGCATTACTAATAGTTGAAAATATCAATTCTATCGCCCATGGATTAGGAATAAAAACTGTGGCGGAATTTGTATCAAATGAACAAATATATCATCTTGTAAAGAATATAGGTATAGACTATGCTCAAGGTTTTTATATATCAAAACCTTTACCTTTAAGTAGAATTATCTAAAACCCCTACTATTACTTTATTCTTTCCTAATTTTTTAGCCTGATACATAAG harbors:
- a CDS encoding secondary thiamine-phosphate synthase enzyme YjbQ, yielding MTKAYTEYLTFNTKNRRELIKITDRVQEAVEKSGIKEGLCLVSAMHLTASVFIQDDEEGLHEDIWQWLEKLAPFKPDYKHHLTGEDNADAHLKNLLTHLQVVLPVTNGKLDLGPWQEIFYAEYDGQRPKRVIIKILGI
- a CDS encoding c-type cytochrome; the protein is MHNSFLATNKTKAPFIWGLFIYLFFSLTSFALDGKTLFYKYNCSSCHAPDRRVVGPSFLEISKRYGQSQKAIETVAKLIIKPKPEHWPGMAYMPPFDIPFEEAKALAKYVLIDSIKELKNKKNEKKEDVEDIIDEAEQFH
- a CDS encoding c-type cytochrome, with the protein product MKKLVAAATFGLAVAVSAAMAADGKAIFQSKGCTACHQAAVKTVGPSLKQIAQAYNGDEAALIKFLKGEAKPKVLPSMFATMKPQLNTTKQLSDEELKALAQFILSHK
- the hemE gene encoding uroporphyrinogen decarboxylase; translated protein: MDKPKNDLLIRAAHREPIERTPIWLMRQAGRYMPEYRALRQKAGSFMNFYKNVELSVEATILPYKILGVDASIIFSDILTPLESIGMKFEFREGEGPVFLNPIEAPDDILKLKKFDPKDVYYVGEIIKGVNQALNRAIPTIGFCGAPFTLAAYMIEGRTSRDFKKAKSFMYNHPDAFKELLDKLSDMLIKYLNFQIESGADAVQIFDSWGGYLSPDDYREFALPPIKKIIKEIKRDYQPVIHFTRGVAGFFDDMITSGADVYSVDWMIDLTDVKKKLNGKAAAQGNLDPIVLYADKEVIKEKAVAILNKWGEDTGHIFNLGHGLMPDMEVEKVKYLVKVVQEESRR
- a CDS encoding alcohol dehydrogenase catalytic domain-containing protein; translation: MLALRYYGNRDIRLEDIPIPEVKENEVLIKVTDAGLSQTQVNEFIEGPLIINTQPHPLTGKSIPLIPCQEYGGIVEKVGKNVDPLWIGKQVAVLPLVYCGECEYCKKGKQNLCDKRAYHGLLGLDGGFAEYSVVNVNNIFPVDKKELLTFIEPILVGINTLDLYKRHSGLDSVKNLKVLILGAGAVGLSIAAVWKFFAQANVYINEILNFRKQKAGEAGFKIIEKNELRENSFDVVIDAAGMDPLSPQEALKEGLRYVKKGEFFISVGSYFHPISFVPVYITANEKHVLSSMAYKPRQVDLLPHIIEKINIDFSKFITEIPLKNIIEDGYYRAEVEKESFIRIVVKC
- a CDS encoding GGDEF domain-containing phosphodiesterase — encoded protein: MLKALEDCLRIDFNLEDVRIFPKEKIFSYQEYKKLPLDNKYILAIKGNIPYKKAHYFLETARELFNKLKQAEESIRKLHIFQEEVDIVIKSSELFFSEGNIENFFLFLKDKKIALIENGKIILNTGIDKFTIDTSIIKLRKIKEFSSPFKEGEIYGVEFGVYQLIVQDEKEKLDEFSKKIIKTRLLWLDKLFKERNEYLIDELTGLYTRKKFFYDLKRNYNKSAIFINLKQFWLINSIYGIELGDEFLRRFGQLLKKLAHSEDVYRIYGEKFAVVFDNPEEAIDFRELLLSKVSQGIKLYNEKLSIYFEIKPEVSTVIIFSLNELSVEEVMITFKGKYTGNRNHSILEIDILPKLKKEKEIIKLLEKAISEKKIISHYQKIQNLQDKDDFYFESLIRIDNGKDLLYPAQFLDISRMHGFYPKLSELLLEKVIQDSKKTGKKFSINIEVLDILRKDFLDFVKGLVQEHKIDTGNIIFELTENEDFVKVVEDKKDIFFKLRDMNICFAIDDFGKGYSNFNYLTILPISIVKIDGSLISKISTDNKALLIVENINSIAHGLGIKTVAEFVSNEQIYHLVKNIGIDYAQGFYISKPLPLSRII